TCATAGTACTCGTGGATGCGCTGCCGCGTGTCTGCTGGCAGCTTGTGGAAGGACATGTACTGCTCCACCTGCTTATACTGGAGGGCCAGCCCATTGCCAGGGGCAAGAGGACACAGGGAGAGATTTGGGGCCGGAacagtggggtgtgtgtgggggaggtCAGAGACACAGGTCAAACTCAAAGGGGTGAAACATGGAACCAGACATGGATACATAGGGCCACAGAGCAATATGGATAATGGTGGGTACCAGGAAGACACAGAGCACAGTCATAGGAAAACCCAGGTGTGGACAGCGGAGGGGCCAAGCACAGGCATAGGTTCAAACAAGGAAAAGGTACACGCAGGGGCAGGGAACAaatggacacagggcaggaaaGGAAACAGAGATGCAACAGGGGCACACATCAGAATGGGCGTCAAGTCAGGTTACCCAGTCTCCAACACCCCTCCATGCCACACCTCCCTCTCCTGTCCCTGCTGACCTTCTCCTGGTACTGACGCCGGGAAGAGTCCAGGGACTGGATGAGTGCCGTGGCGTGGCCGATGAACATGGCGTAGCATGTGGCACCCACGATCATGCTGAGCATGGTGAGCCAGACGTCGGGCATgcctacaggtgcctgctgcccaTAGCCAATGCACAGCATGTGGCTCATGGCCTTGAACAGGGCATGGGAATATTGGCGGCCCCACGAGTGGTTCTGAAGGGCAGAGTGTATTGCAGAGCTGGGCATGGGCCCCTTGGAGCCTCATTCTCCACCTGCCCCTCTTCCTCTTTTGGTCTTTCTCTCTGCCCCCTTCTACTGCAGGCCTTCCTCCTGGCAGGCACTTAAGTTTGGTTCTGGGGGCCCTGAGGCAAAAGGGTCCTCTATTGCAACTTGGGGACCTCAGCTTCTGGCTAGGTACCCTTAGTTGCCTGCTCCCTCCAACACACGAGCACTTCTTCTGggtctccttcccctttcctccctcctccccacctcctcacTCCTATTTTCTGTCGTGATCATCTCCCACCTCCTGCTCCCTGTGCCATCCCTGCTACTCGGGCAGAAGAGCCCTAAGAAGGCCCAGGAAAGGCAGAGCTGTGGGGACTTCTCACCACCATGTGGTTGATGGAGACCCAGCAGTCGGGAGGGAAGTCCTGCAGCATGGGCACCAGGAACTGCAGACAGCCATCCCAGTGACATAGCAGCAGCATCATCCCAATGAGGTTGAAGATGCGAACCACAGCACTGGCCAGGTCATAGGTCATGTGAAAGATCTGAGGAGTCCAAGGAGGAGCTGCTGTGGACAGGAACCCCTCCCTGCTTGTCCTCCTCCATTCCCAGCCTGGCAAATTCTCTCTCTGAACtactccccagccccagcccccatgaattaaaaaatgaaactattattCATTTGTATGGAGTTTTGTGGCAGACATGTATAGCTAATGCAAAGCAGTTTCTTATTTCTCTCATCTTAGGGATAGGAAAGCTGAGGTCAGTCATGTGCCCAGAACCACATAGTAAGTGTCACAGCAGAGAATCAAACAAATCTATTGCACAAGCTGCCCAAGTGTAGCCTAGAAAAGAGAGAGGGCATTTCACAGTGTAATGTCTCCAGAGCATATGTGTAAGAATTAATGCCAGCAGCCCTCTCCTTTCCAGTCGTAATAATACATAATAGTGGCTTCACTGAGAACTTAGTATGTGCTAGACACCTTTCTAAGTGATTTGCATGTATTAACTCCTTTAATTCTAACAGCCTTATCACAGGCAAGTGTATTTAACACTTTCATTTTATAGAACAGAAAATCAAGTCTCCTAGAGTAAACAATAAAACTGGGATCTGACCAAAGACAATGAGACTGCAGAGCCCACAGTCTGAACCACTGAATTCTGCTGCTCTGAAGCTGAAGCTCCAGCTTCTTCcacacctcctcctccacccagcATCCAGCTAACTCTAAAGTGTGTCTGGCAGCTGTGCTCCACCCTCCTGTGCCACCATCTTCACCCCAGGTCCCATCCCCTGAATCCTCATTCTGTTCCTGCTTCTCCCCCACCAATTTTGGAGAGAGCTCACCCACGGAAGCTCCACCCATCTTCCCCACCCTATAAGGTCACCAGGAGCCCCACCCATAGCATCTTCCCAGAGGAGTCTGCCAGCACTgccccgccccccgccgccccccgccgccccccgccgcccccgccACCTCCACGCCCCACCTCCTCCCACTGGTGTATATAGCGGATGAGGCGGGAGAGGCGGAGCAGCCGCAGCAGGCTTAGGATCTTGGTGAAGCGAACGATGCGTAGGGCCCGTGCCGTTTTGTAGACCTCAGCGTCCAACTGTGGCTCCAGCTCCACCACCAGGAAGATGTAATCCACAGGGATAGAAGAGATGAGGTCAACCAGGAACCAGGTGCGCAGGTAGCGCGTGCGGATGGCCCGCGGTGCTAGCAGGATCTCAGCACCCTCCTCCACCACAATGCCCGTTCGGAAGTTCAGCACCAGATCCAGTAGGAAGAAAGTATCAGACAATACGTTGAAGACGATCCAAGGCGGGGAGTTCTCCTCCTTGAAGAAGGTGATACCCACAGGCAGGACGATGAGGTTCCccaccatcagcagcagcatGATCAGGTCCCAGTAAAACCTAAGGTGGGAGTGAGATGAGGGGTAAAACGGTGAGGATATTTCACCAGTCACTAGACTGACAGAAGATAGGCTGCCATGGCCAAGAATGGTCAAAAATACACAGTAACAGAATGACTGTTCACAGCCGCTGGGAGTATAAGTTGGGACCAccatttgggaaaatatttatcTATTGAAGTTAAACATTTGCATTCCCTgcaactcagcaattccattcctaggtatagaCACCTCCAAGGGAAACATGCGCTCCAGGAGATACACATaggaatgtttacagcagcattaaaTTTGAGAACAACGCACATATCCTTGTGTGGAAAAATGTAGATAGATATGTAGATAAATACACTATTTATGGGCTGGCATACCATACAGCTGTGAAATTACCCAACTACAGCTACATTCAGTTCtatggatgaatttcaaaaatgcaatgttgagcaaaagaagcaagaaacaccctggacaacatagtgagacctcatctcaacaacaaataaaaaaattagccatgcatggtggtgtgcacctacagtcccggctactcaggaggccgaggtgtaCTCTAGTCTGActgacagagcgaggccctgtctcaaaaggaaagctatggctcatgcctgtaaccccagcactttgggaggccaaagtgggatcacctgagtccaggagttcaagaccagcctgggcaacatagtgagatcctgtctctacaaacaattaaaaattaggccaggcccggtggctcatgcctgtaatcccagcactttgggaggccgaggctggcggatcacctgaggtcaggagtttgagaccaatctggccaacatggcaaaatcccatctctactaaaagtacaaaaattagctgggcatggtggcgggagcctgtaatcccagctactagggaggctgaggcaggagaatggcataaaccagggaggcagaggttgcagtgagccaagatcacaccactgcactccaacctgggtgacaagaacgagactctgtctcaaaaaaaaaaaaaaaaaaaaaatcccagcactttgggaggccaagatgagtggatcatgaggtcaagagatcaagaccatcctggccaacatggtgaaaccccgtctctatgaaaaatataaaaattagctgggcgtggtggcacacacctgtagtcccagctactcgggaggctgaggcaggagaatcactggaacccgggaggtggaggttgcagtgagcagagattacaccactgctctccaggctgggtgacagagagagacttcatctcaaaaaaaaaaaaaaaattaaaaattagccaggccctGGGggcggtggcttacatctgtaatcccagcactttgggaggcaaaggcgggaggatcacctgattatgttgggagttcgagaccagcctgaccaacatggagaaaccccatctctactaaaaatacaaaattagccgggcgtggtggtgcatgcctgtgatcccagctactggggagacaggcaggagaatcacttgaacctgggaggtcgaggttgccaagagctgagattacaccattatactccagcctgggcaacaagagtgaaactctgtctcaaaaaaaaaaaattagccgggtgtggtggcacacacctgtaatcccaatcccagatactcaggaggtcaaggcaggagaattgcctgaacctgtgagtggaggttgcagtgagccgaaaccactccactgccctctagcctgggcaagagtgagactctgtcttaaacaaataaaaattggccagtgttgtggctcacgcctgtaatcccagcactttgggaggctgaggtgggtggatcacgaggtcaagagttcgagaccagcatggacaaaatggtgaaaccccacctctactaaaaatacaaaaattagctaagcgtggtggcatgagcctgtaatcccagctactcaggaggctgatgcaggagaatcgcttgaacctgggaggcagaggttgcagtgagccaaatttgtgccattgcactccagcctgggtgacagagtgacactccttctcaaaataaataaatataaaaataaataaataaaattactcttccatatacatatatatccctATTATATATCGTTTACCTCGCcattgctaaatttttttttttttttttgagacggagtcttgctctgtcacccgggctggagtgcagtggcgggatctcagctcactgcaagttccgcctcctgggtttacgccattctcctgcctcagcctcccgagtagctgggactacaggcgcccgccatctcgccaggctagttttttgtattttttagtagagacggggtttcaccttgttagccaggacggtcttgatctcctgacctcgtgatccgcccgtctcggcctcccaaagtgctgggattacaggcttgagccaccgcgcccggcccattgctaaatatatatatatatatatatatatatatatatattttttttttttttttttttttgagacggagtctcgctgtgtctcccaggctggagtgcagtggtgtgatctcggctcactgcaagctccgcctcccgggttcacgccattctcccgcctcagcctcccaagtagctgagactacaggcgcccgccaccacgcccggctagtgttttgtatttttagtagagacggggtttcaccatgttagccaggatagtctcaatctcctgacctcgtgatccacccgcctcggcctcccaaagtgctgggattacaggcttgagccaccgcgcccggcccattgctaaatatttttaaggttaaaaacaaaaagctaaagTACCCCGTGCTAATCTCACAGTATTGTTGAAAACATTTACGTGGAGACAATAGATGTGACAGTGTGGTATAGGCACTAGTTGGTGTTATAACTCACTCACTCTTTATCCCCAGATTTCTGAAAAGGCTGCTGCTTCTCCCATCTCCGGCTATCTGCCCATTCTAGTCTAGGACCTCATGCCCTCCCCAGCCTTCTCCACCCCATTCCTCTTCTCCAACACAGTTGGACCCACAGATCCTGTTCCTCTGCTGGGGTTTGCTCATCCATGTCCCAGGGTGGGGTGGTCTATCCTGCCTTCCTCTGAATTGAGCTTTCCAGGGATGCCCTTTCCCCTCCACAGAACCTTAGACAGGGCTGCACACACAGAGAAGCTCCACAGGAGATCATGAAGCAGCAAAGCTTGAGTTCTGCATATCTTTCCTCCTCTGGCCTCCCTGTGTCCACTGGGACTCTGGCGGAGCACAGGCAGAGGCATGGGCCGGGGTGAGTGACACTGCTGTGACAGACACCGTGGAAAGAAGAGGTCAAGAGGGAACTGTGTGAAGCCCTCATTCAGAGAATGTCACAGGATAATCTCAGGGACTCAGTTACTTATGGTGATTTTAATTCCAGGACACACCTAATCCCAGTGTCAACTCAGGAGCTAGCTAGCCCCTTCTAACTCGGACTGCAAAATCAATTTTCAGCcctgaaagaagcttcctcaagTCCTGGTCTCTGGGAAGCCCCTTAGACTGTATGTTTTCAATAAACAAAAACCCTCGACcactcttcttttctctcctggGCTGCTGAGGAGAAATCCTGTATTGTGAGACACTAAgagggggagggaaagagggTTCGCCTAGCCATGAAAGCATCTTCACAGCCTGACTCACAGGTTGGTCACAAGCCTGGCAGGTGATGTAGTAGAGAGAATGGAGAAGCACAATCAGAGGGATACCAGGCTTCTGGGGATCCGTCTGCGAGTGAACTGAGGGAAGGGAGCGAGATCCACAGGAGGCTAGAAAAGTCACGCTGGCTGGGTGGGAACGAGGCAGCAAAGACAGGAGTGAAAGGAACAATGGGAGGAAGAGGGACATAGAGggagtgtgtatatatgtggatTCAAGATAATGTCTGGGTCTACAACTGTATTTCCAGGCTTCAGATTCACACCTCTTCCTCTCTGCTTCTTTCGTTCCCCAGGTTAGGTGCTTTGCACACATCCCTGCCTCATCCAAGAGCTGTCCTTCATTTCCCCCCAAGGACAGGGCTGCTGTCCTCCCCTAGCGACCTTGATGTAGAGGTACAGCCTGACGGAGACTGTGAAatggccccacccccaccctctgtCCCTTCTGTGGGAGTCACCTGGGTGGTGGTCCTGTCCCTGCTTCCTCCTCAGTCACTCTGAGTCTtggccccgccccgccgcccccGCCTTCAGCACTAGGGACAGCGACCAGAGCTGAGGTCTGGACCCTCGCCCCCTTCAGCGTCCCTATTTTTTCCTGATAGTCATGCTGAACTAGGCAGGTGCTAAGGAGGAGGTGTGGAGATGGGAGATAGCAGAGCTCGGCTTCTCCCTCAGACTGGCCCCGATACTTAGAATATAATTTCCCAGATCTCCAGCAAGCAGGACTGGAGGAGGCAGGGGTCCCAAACTCCGGTACTTCCTGTGGTCCGGTTGGGGTCCTGGGTTCCTGAAAGAGGAAATCCAGGTCTCTGGAGATCCCCTGATATCTGTTTGCCCCTTCTGGTGCCCCCAGCTTGCCAAGGCACGGAGGACCTCCGGCAGGGGATACCCGCCCAGGAATTCCCAGGCTAGATTGGAGGAAGTGACTCTCCCGCCCCACCAAGGGATCCCTGGGCTGGAAATGAAGTGACCGTGGAGGGTGGTGCGGGCCGGGTCCCGGTGTCGCTGCCCGCGAGGGTGGGATTGATGTACCCTGCCCTCCCGGCCGAGCCCCCAATACCGGAAGTCGCTGTAAGGGTGGATGATCCAGGCCCCCGCTGACTTCACTCTCTCCTGCTCGATTTCCACTGCTTTGTGGCTGCCGAACACCCGAAGGGAGAACTTGTTGACCGTAGGTTGGAGCAGCGTCCCAAGGTGCCTTCTCTTAGGCTCAGACTCAGATCCGGGGATCGGACCTGAGGCCGCGGTCGCAGGCCGGGGAGCAACGGGAGGCACCTTGGGGGCCTCCAGCCCAGGGGTCGCCCCTTCGCTGGCCCCCGCAACCGGCCCCTGCTCCGCCTCCATGGCGCCCACCCCGCTTACACGCTCGGCCTCCTAGAGCCCTATGTGGCCATCAGGTACCCCCAACCCCTCCAGAGTGGGAGTCGGCGCAGCCCCGCGGGTTCCAGCGGAGGCGTCGTAGGCTCGGAACCGCCGGCGCGCGGGGCGGAGGGGGTGTGCGCTAGACTGGCGGGCGGCGGGCTGGCTGCGCGGCGCCCCCTGGCGAGGGCAGCGCGAAGACCGGGCGGGGCTGGGAAGCCGGGATCCTGGAGGAACTCCGAGACGGGCGTGGCTTAGCAAGGAAGGCGGGGCGCGCAGCCTGAGCCAGGGAGAGGCGTGGCCTAGTGTTAGCCTTTCATCCACTGAgagccagggaggaggagccTCCTGCAGTGGCGGGAAAATCGGACGCGGATGTGTAGCTTGAGGGATTTGGGACCAATGGAAGAAGTGGAAATGGCTTTTGGGATTCTTCCCCACTCTCGCCCAGGGACTTCTGTCCTGCTTCCGTCTTCTCTCAACACTGTCCTAGGCATATTCTTGTCTTTTTGGTCTCCTCCGAACTGCTTCCCCAAGTATTTAATTCCCTAATTCATTCTGTCAGCCTTCACCAAGTGCAACTCTGTCTGTCATTGAGTGGATATAAAAGTCCTACTCTTAGCATCTCCATGTAGTAAtggaaaacaacacaaaacaaaacaaaaacaaaggcctAGCCATAAAGCCACTGCTCATCTGTGCCCAAGGACAGACAGGTAAATTGCAGCGCTATGCGAAGTGCTATAAACTCCTAAATATCTCAGATTCTTCCCTTCATCTCCAATTCTTCCCTTCATCTCCAATTCTTATTGCCACTGCCTTATGTCAAGCCCTAAGGATTTTTTCACCTAAATTACTTCAGAAACCTCTAAAAGAGTCTTCGACTTCTTCTAGGCTAATTCTTCTTCCATTCCCTGCCAGTTACTTTCCTAAAATCCAACTATGGCTATGTCACTTGCTTGAAGTCCATCAGGCTTTCCCATCTTCTACCGGGGTACATTTAAGCTCCTTAGCATGGTGTACCAGGCCCCAAAAATTTGGACCTAGTTTCAACAGTCTGTCTTCTGACCGTCCCCCTCGTGCAAGCCAGAGCCCCAATCATGCTGAAAGACTTTGTGCCTTGTCTCTAtgcttttacaaatattttctctgcctgGTATTCTCCTCTAATTCACTTTCAAACACTTGGTTCAGATCTCACCTTCTCTAGGAAACCTAGAAACACATTTCCAGCTCTCCTTTCCCCAGGTAGGGTCTATTctagagccttttttttttttttttttttttgagatggagcctccctctgtctcccaggttggagtgcagtggccggatctcagctcactgcaagctccgccttccaggtttacgccagtctcctgcctcagcctcccgagtagctgggactacaggcgcccgccacatcgcccggctagtgttttgttttttttagtagagacgggttttcaccgtgttagccaggatggtctcaatctcctgaccttgtgatccgcccgtcttggcctcccaaagtgctgggattacaggcttcagccactgtgcccggcctattctagagcttttttttttttttttttttttttttgagacggagtcttgctgtgtcgcccaggctggagtgcagtggcgcaatctcggctcactgcaagctccgcctcccgggttcccgccattctcctggctcagcctcccgagtagctgggactacaggcgcccacaacctcgcccggctagttttttgtatttttagtagagacggggtttcaccgtggtctcgatctcctgaccttgtgatccgcccgcctcggcctcccaaagtgctgggattacaggcgtgagccaccgcgccccgccttcTAGAGCTTTTTTACAGCAGCCAGGGCACCACTGTTTTGAGCAGCTCATGTCACAGGGAtaccattattattgttattttaagagatgaggtcacactatgttgcccgagctggttttgaactcctgagctcaagtgatcttcctgccttggcttcccaaagtgctaggatcacaggcgtgagcgtggtctcattatttatttacagGTTTGTCTCTCCTGTTAGATTGTGAAACTCTGAGAAACAGGAACCTTGCTCCTGGCACAATGCTGGACACATAGTGGACATTcagtaaatgcttgttgaatgaattaataatcTAAGAAAATGTGCCAGGAGGAGGAAGTGAAATATTTACTTCTCTCTCCCCGACTCTTCATTGATTGCCCTTCATCTTCTATTCCAGAGAACTTCTCTAAACTATGTCTGGTTATCTGATCTAACCTCCATGTGACTATCCTTCATCCAGCTCCTCTCTAATATTtcctgactttatttatttactcattctaGAGTCAAGGTcagctctgttgctcaagctggagtgcagtggtgcgatcatgacccactgcagcctcaaagcaatcttcccacctcagtttcctgagtaactgggactacaggtgtgaaccactttGCTCAGCTTCCTGACTTTAATATAGTTATTCTCAGATTATATTATTTCTCTTCCAATTTACCTTTCTGACCACTTCTCAATTCCTTCTGTAGAGTAACTacttcttctcattttctttttttcttttcttttatttatttattttttttttttttgagaaagagtctcactctgtcacccaagccggagtgcagtggcacgatcacggatcgctacagcctcgacctccccaggctcaggtgatcctcccgcctcagcctcccaagtagctgggactacaggcgagagacaccatgactggctaatttttattttcatttatttatttatttatttatttatttatttatttattttttagacacagtctcactctgttgcccaggctggagtgcagtggcaccgtctcggctcactgcaacctccgcctcccggattcaagcgattctcgtgcctcagcctccagaatagctggtattacagggacccgccattgcacctggctaatttttgtatttttagtagagacggggtttcaccatgttggccaggctggtcttgaactcctgtgctcaagtgattcacctgcctgggcctccaaaagtgttggggttacaagcatgagccaccacacttggcctaatttttgtattttttgtagagtctgggtttcgccctgttgtcctggctggtctcgaactcctgtgctcaattgatccacccaccttggcctcccaaagtgttggtattagtattacaggcgtgagccacctcacccagccttcctgttcttttttaagatttagtaaactggccaggcacggtgcctgatgcttgtaatcccagcactttgggaggccgacggggggaggattgcttgagctcaagggttcaagaccagcctgggtaacaaagtgaggcactatctctacaagaaaaaaaaaagctgggcgtggtgatgcgcgcctgtagtaaacatatgtgtgtgtacatatatatgttttgttttgtttgagacagagtctcgctctgtcacccaggatggagtgcaatggcattatcttggctcactgcaacctccgcctcccgggttcaagcgattctcctgcctcagcctcctgagtagctgggattacaagcgcatgccaccacgcccggctgatttttgtatttttagtagagatggggtttcaccatgttgatcaggctaatctcgaacttctgacctcgtgatccgccggcctcggcttcccaaagtgttggaattacagacttgagcccccgcgcccagccCTAGTAAACTTATATTTCTCACACATTATGTAAGCCACTTTAGGATACAGTTCTCAAGTGAGTCCCCTTTTTCGGCACCCGATTCTCTAACCCTCCATTGCTCAAACCTTTCCCCCATGGCTGTGACCCCACCCCGAGTCGTGCATAACTTTTGCTGATGACAAAAGGTGGCAGACTTTTGTTCTGGGGATAGGTAGGTGATGTGTTTTAAGAAATGGTTATTTTCAGGctatgcagaagaatgagactTCACCATCAAGCCTCACTAGAGTCGGGCTTGCAGAGCAGCGACACTGTATTGATAATGACAATCCTTTCTTTTAAACTCCAAACCTAACTAAGCCACACGTCTCCATGCAAAGGGTAAAAGATTGAAGAGGGAGTGGGAAAGGACAGGAGGCGGGGCATAGC
This DNA window, taken from Macaca mulatta isolate MMU2019108-1 chromosome 1, T2T-MMU8v2.0, whole genome shotgun sequence, encodes the following:
- the HCN3 gene encoding potassium/sodium hyperpolarization-activated cyclic nucleotide-gated channel 3 isoform X1, coding for MEAEQGPVAGASEGATPGLEAPKVPPVAPRPATAASGPIPGSESEPKRRHLGTLLQPTVNKFSLRVFGSHKAVEIEQERVKSAGAWIIHPYSDFRFYWDLIMLLLMVGNLIVLPVGITFFKEENSPPWIVFNVLSDTFFLLDLVLNFRTGIVVEEGAEILLAPRAIRTRYLRTWFLVDLISSIPVDYIFLVVELEPQLDAEVYKTARALRIVRFTKILSLLRLLRLSRLIRYIHQWEEIFHMTYDLASAVVRIFNLIGMMLLLCHWDGCLQFLVPMLQDFPPDCWVSINHMVNHSWGRQYSHALFKAMSHMLCIGYGQQAPVGMPDVWLTMLSMIVGATCYAMFIGHATALIQSLDSSRRQYQEKYKQVEQYMSFHKLPADTRQRIHEYYEHRYQGKMFDEESILGELSEPLREEIINFTCRGLVAHMPLFAHADPSFVTAVLTKLRFEVFQPGDLVVREGSMGRKMYFIQHGLLSVLARGARDTRLTDGSYFGEICLLTRGRRTASVRADTYCRLYSLSVDHFNAVLEEFPMMRRAFETVAMDRLRRIGKKNSILQRKRSEPSPGSSGGGIMEQHLVQHDRDMARGVRGLAPSTGARLSGKPVLWEPLVHAPLQAAAVTSNVAIALTHQRGPLPLSPDSPATLLARSARRSAGSPASPLVPVRAGPWASTSRLPAPPARTLHASLSRAGCSQVSLLGPPPGGGGRRLGPRGRPLSASQPSLPQRASGDGSPGRKGSGNERLPPSGLLAKPPRTAQPPRPPVPEPATPRGLQLSANM